ATGTAAAAATTGCTGTAACACTCATATGCAGCCTATTATAAAAAAACATATAGTAGATTGTGATGATATTATAGAAAAAATACAATACAGCAAAAAAAATTATAATATAGAAGGAATTACTCTTCTTGGAGGAGAGCCTATACTTCAGTCAAAGGGACTCTCATATATTTCAAAATGGTGCAGAAAAAATAATTTATCTGTAATACTTTTTAGCGGATATACTTTAGAAGAAATTAATAATTCAAATTTTGATGGGTCTTTAGAATTATTGAAATATACTGATGTTTTGATAGACGGAGAATATATAGATGAGCTTTATGATGAAAAGAGAGGTTTTATAGGCTCAAGCAATCAGAAAATATATTTTTTAAGTGATTTTTATACTCAAAAGGATTTTGATAATTATAAAGGATATGTTTCTCTTGAAGTTATAATAGATAAAAACACAATAAAAATTAACGGCTGGCCTTCTAAAATAGATTAATATATATCTTTACAAAATATATAGTTTTTGTATAATGATAAGCAAAATCAATTGTATAAAAGTAGCAAATATGATAATAAATGAATTAGTGTCTATATTAGTTCCTGTATATAATATAGAAAACTCCATAGAAAAAAACATCAATATACTTATAGAAAAAGTTTCTCCATTTTTTATGAACTTTGAGATAATTATTTCTGATGATGGAAGCAGTGATAATTCAAAAGAAGAGATAAAAAAAATATGCTTAAACTCTCAGCATAAAAATAAAAATTTAAAAAACATAATAGGAGTTTATGCCAAAGAAAATCAAGGCAAGGGTCATGCATTAAAGAGAGCATGTGAAGTTTCTAGCGGTGAATATATAATATTTTGTGATGGCGATATGGAAATAGACCCTTCTCAATTAGAAAACTTTTTTGATATCATGCAAAAAGAAAATGCTGATGTTGTTATAGGCTCTAAAAGACATAAAGATTCTATTGTTAATTATTCTAATATACGCAAACTTATTTCTTTTATATATTTTATGTTTGTAAAGATATTTTTTCATCTTCCAATACAAGACACTCAAACAGGATTAAAGCTTTTTAAAAGAGATGCTATAATAAATATTTTTCCTAGAATACTTGTAAAAGCATTTGCTTATGATTTGGAAGTATTAGTAGCATGCAATTCTAACAATAAAAAAATAGTTTCTGCACCTGTAATAGTGAACCCTAATAGACATTTTGGTTTTATTAGATTTTCTATTTTGTGGAGAACATTTATTGATACTTTAGCAATATTTTATAGACTTAATATTATTCATTTTTATGATAATTTGTTTTCTGAATTAAAAGAAAAACCATTAGTAAGTATTATTATACCATTAAAAAAAATCAATGATTATATAAAAGAAGAAACTGAATATTTACTCGAACAAATATATACAAACTTTGAAGTGATAATACTTCCAGACAAATATACAAACGAAGAAATTGATATAGAACTTTTTAAAGATGAAAGAATAAAAATAATAGAAACAGGAGAGCTTCCTCCAGCGATAAAAAGAGCTATTGGGGTAAAAAAATCTAAAGGAAGTATATTAGCATTCTTAGATGATGACACATACCCAGAAAAAGATTGGCTTTTGAATTCATTAAGGGCTATGGAAAGCAAGAAAGTGTATGCTCTTGGGGGCCCCGCTGTTAACACCCAAAAAGATAATTTCTCAAAACAAATTAGCGGGCTTATTTATAGTTCAACACTCATGAGCGGTAAACATAAGGCAAGATATGTACCAGATAAAGTTCAATATGTTAATGATTATCCAAGCTGCAATTTTATAATAACAAGAGAGCTTTATGAAAGAGCTGGAGGGTTTGATAGCGAATATTGGCCTGGTGAAGATACTATTCTTTGCAATAATATAATGAAGATTAAAGAAAAAATATTATATACTCCAGAAGCTTTGGTTTATCATCATAGAAGAGATTTATTTTTTGGGCATTTCAAGCAGTTAAAAGGCTACGCATGGCATAGAGGATATTTTGTAAAAAGATTCGGCGGAAACTCATTAGCTTTATCATACTTTATACCATCAATATTTTTAATTTATACTATTTTTCTGCCGATTGCATTATATTTTAATTTGCCTCAAGTTTTAAATAATTTAATACCAGCAATTAATAAAAATATATTTCTTGCTTTATT
The genomic region above belongs to Brachyspira sp. SAP_772 and contains:
- a CDS encoding 4Fe-4S single cluster domain-containing protein, which translates into the protein MLLNINSIRECTESEGIGKRFAIWTQGCMKRCKNCCNTHMQPIIKKHIVDCDDIIEKIQYSKKNYNIEGITLLGGEPILQSKGLSYISKWCRKNNLSVILFSGYTLEEINNSNFDGSLELLKYTDVLIDGEYIDELYDEKRGFIGSSNQKIYFLSDFYTQKDFDNYKGYVSLEVIIDKNTIKINGWPSKID
- a CDS encoding glycosyltransferase, with the translated sequence MIINELVSILVPVYNIENSIEKNINILIEKVSPFFMNFEIIISDDGSSDNSKEEIKKICLNSQHKNKNLKNIIGVYAKENQGKGHALKRACEVSSGEYIIFCDGDMEIDPSQLENFFDIMQKENADVVIGSKRHKDSIVNYSNIRKLISFIYFMFVKIFFHLPIQDTQTGLKLFKRDAIINIFPRILVKAFAYDLEVLVACNSNNKKIVSAPVIVNPNRHFGFIRFSILWRTFIDTLAIFYRLNIIHFYDNLFSELKEKPLVSIIIPLKKINDYIKEETEYLLEQIYTNFEVIILPDKYTNEEIDIELFKDERIKIIETGELPPAIKRAIGVKKSKGSILAFLDDDTYPEKDWLLNSLRAMESKKVYALGGPAVNTQKDNFSKQISGLIYSSTLMSGKHKARYVPDKVQYVNDYPSCNFIITRELYERAGGFDSEYWPGEDTILCNNIMKIKEKILYTPEALVYHHRRDLFFGHFKQLKGYAWHRGYFVKRFGGNSLALSYFIPSIFLIYTIFLPIALYFNLPQVLNNLIPAINKNIFLALLLFPHSFYALCLIGSWISTLSLTKGFCKAIGIFLSHLTYGLFFIKGFIQGFINTK